The segment ACTGTTCAAATGCCTCAGAACATTGTGTTGGACTTTTCTTCAGAGACTGTTGTGCAGGCAGCGTGTTGTCATTATAAGAGGACACAAACTTAAAGTCACTGGTTCTTGATCCTGTTGTCAGGTAGGTGTCATAATTTATGCTGAGTAATGTTCCTGTTCCATCAACATCTGAGTAATGAGGAGGAGGATAACCACTGGGGATGGTGACTGCTCCATCAAACAACATTCTGGGTTTTCTTCTGTGACAAAATTTCACACCAAGGGTGATGATAATGAAGGTCATGAAAAATGTGGACACAGATGCCAGTGCGATGATGAGATAAGAGGTCAGTTTGGAACTGTCCAAGTAAGAAGACACGTCCTTCATCTCTGGTATCTCAGCCAAGTTGTCAGAAATGAGTAAATACATGGAACAGGTGGCAGACAGAGAAGGctgtccattatctttaactgctACAATAAGGTTCTGTTTCATGCTGTCAGATTCAGAAATGTCCCGCTGTGTCCTGATCTCTCCACTGTGGACATCAATAGTGAAAAGTCCCGGATCAGTGGATTTCACTACATGATAGGACAACCAGGCATTCTGTCCAGAGTCCGAGTCCACTGCGATCACTTTGGACACCAGAGAGCCTCCTTGTGAGGCTTTGGGGACCAGCTCGGTCATGAAGGAGTTGCCCTCCGGAGCGGGGTACAGTATCTGAGGAGAGTTGTCATTCACATCTGTGATGAAGACACTGACGGTCACGTTGCTGCTGAGTGGAGGAGAACCGTTGTCTCTGGCCATCAGGTGGACTTTCAAACTCCTGAACTGTTCATAATCAAAGGACCTGACAGCGTGGATCACCCCCGTGTCTCCGTTAACAGACAGATAAGAGGACACCGGGGCTCCGTTCACCTCACCAGGTAAAAGAGAATAAATCACTGTCCCGTTTTGTCTCCAGTCAGGGTCTCGAGCAGAAACAGAACATAAAGTGGAGCCAGGTTTGTTGTTTTCAGTCACGTGGGTGCTGTAGGACTGTTCCAAAAACACAGGTGGGTTGTCGTTGATATCAGCTACAGATAAATGAACAGTTTTAGAGGAGGACAGAGGTGGAGAGCCCTCATCAGTAGCTGTGATTGTGATGTTGTAATTAGACACTAATTCACGGTCCAAATGTCCTGTTGTCACCAGAGAATAATAGTTTTTAATGGAAGGAACCAACGTAAAGGGAACATTATGCTGAATGGAGCAGCGGACCTGTGCGTTATTCTCAACGTCTGAATCTTGAACATTAATGATTCCCACCTCTGTACCAGGTGACACATTCTCTGGTAAACTGTTTATCAAAGATTTTATAAATATAACAGGAGCATTATCATTCGCATCAGTAATATCAATAATTACTTTAACATCGGATGAAAGACCAAATCCATCTTTAGCATCAACACGCATTTCATATTTGGATTCACTCTCATAATCTATTTCTCCTGTGACTTTTATTTCTCCAGTTTTGCTGTtcaaattaaatacttttttagCCCGTTCTGATATTCGACTAAATTCATACGTCACTTCTCCATTAACTCCCTCGTCTGCATCAGTTGCACTCACGGTGATGACGACAGTATCGAGGGCGGAGTTTTCAGGTAGGCTGCTTTTGTATACAGCCTGTTCAAACACTGGGGCGTTATCATTAGCGTCCAGCACAGTTACGTGGATCGTGGCAGTTCCAGATTTTTGTGGATTTCCACCATCaactgcaacaagaagcaaatttATATCATGTTCCTTTTCACGGTCCAGCTCTTTATCCAACACCAACTCCACGTTTTTAGACCCATCAGCGATATCACGAACTGTTAAAAGAAAATGCGCATTTTTGTCTAAGATGTATATTTTCACAGCATTTTGTCCAATGTCTGCGTCATGCGCTCCATTAAGACGATAACGAGCTCCTTTAACTGCCAATTCGCTTATCTCAAGTTTTACTGTTTCTTTTGGGAAAACAGGTGAATTATCATTTACATCCTGCACAAGCAGTGAAATATGATGCAGCTCCAGAGGGTTCTCGAGGACTAATTCGAATTTAAGCGCACACGATACCTTCTCTCCACACAGCTCCTCTCGGTCAATCCTCTGTTTGATGACAAAATCTCCCGTTTTTAGATCAATATCACAATATTGCTTGTATTTTCCTTCTGCATCAATACGAGCTCTCCGAGCTGGTAATTTTCCTTTTTCCAGTCCGAGATCCTTGGCTATATTTCCAACAATAGATCCAGGCCTCATCTCCTCCGGAAAAGAATAGCTCAGCTCTGCTGCCGTCATCTGAACGtagaaaataaaaccacacacaaagcgcagcatcctATTGGATTTAGcgatcgttaaaaaaaaaaactgacgtaAAAAAACAATTATTTTCCTGTCTTTTTGCGGCAGCAACATCAAAATGGTACCACCCAGAAGCGCCTCTCGACCAACAATGGAAGGTTTGATGGGTATTTTTCTTCTGTGTGGTGAAATTCAGCTTGTGATCTGCAAGTGAGCAGCGACGCCGTGGGTTCACTTAAAACAGTGCAATGGAGTACGTGATAAATGTAAAGGAAAATGCACTGCATTGCTTTGGCAATGAATAAAAATGACCACTTTGAAACATTTAGCATCATACAGTCCTCAGTATCTAACAAATTGTGcagatttaataataataataataatttttgcgATTATTGTGGATGATGGTGTTGTAGTCGAAGAAGAAGTCAGTGTCGAATACATACAGTTCCTCTCATTGTCCTtagaagcagacagacagacggatggatggaacAATATGACTCAACGGATTGTCTCAAGAACACAATGTTATTCATTTTCCCAAACAGagctccaaaacaaaacaaaacacacacttgACACGTAGAGGCAGGTTCACCATCTTGGATTCCATGATCACAAAAATATAGAGATACATGTTCATACGTTTAAACACCAATGATCATGTTATAAAATACTATTTATGTAACCTGACTGTCTCTAGAGTCTAGACTGTAGGAGTAAACAGACCTTCCAGACCTACCTCTAGTGACTTGTCAGATTGATCAAGTGCCATTCATTCATTAGTAGCTGTGATTCTAAAGTTGTAATGACACACTAATTTATAGCCCAAATCTCCTCTTTTCACCAGAGAAACCTATTTTTGTAACTGAAGGtagctgaaaaacaaaattctcaggAGGGGCACCACATCTGTCGGTATGTGTTTTCAAAGGGATTTCATTCAGATAATATGCCCAAGTATTGATAAAACtcgtcagcaccatggacagagtttgaatgatgagaagtaaaatgaaagaTAAAGTAAcaattctgactttttttttaagagtttttgtgtagtagagaagcttgaatcttcgactggactgggttgcttgacgcgaggacgttttgcttcaaatcacagaagcttcctcacctaaaattcttgctctggaagtctgacttctgtccgactcttgtagagaagaataaaacagaagccaacaaaagctggagttttaaacctaaccagacccctcctactgagaggcagactgctataggctagtgactaaacaatagctctaattagcaactattgtgctgtagttagcacacctaatggcaggtcagctgtccctctaatgatgggatggatgcctttctgatgggtcccttgatgacgtgaatgactcattaccatgaacaaaagactgaaactcctttgacctgagtgccccgttgtaaacaggggataaagtgtgtctcagaccccctccccggttaaggctgggtttcaaacgtttcacaaagaatgcctccttgacccctctctcaaaccatttcttctctctggctaatattttaacttccttgtcctcaaacgtgtggttagtgtctttgaggtggaggtgaactgcagactgaggtccactggcgccctctctgcggtgctggtatagccttttgtgtaaaggtttcttcgtttcacctatgtagtgttcgttacagttttcctgacatctgatagaatacactacattgctctgtttgtaactagggatcatgtccttagggtgaactaatttctgtctcaaggtgttaaccggtttaaagtaaactgggattttgtgctgtctgaagatcctctttggtttttcttcttgtctccatctcctgtctatctggtctgagaacaaagagaccagatagacaggagacggagacaagaagaagaggagtgtctctcccttatttagcaggagtaggggaaaaactacagaggagttTCACCGCATTTTGTCCAATGTCTGCGTCATGCGTGCCATTTATACAATAACGAGCTCCTTTGACTGCCGATTCTCTTAATTCTAATTTTACTGTATCCTTTGGAAATACCGGTGAATTATCATTTATATCCTGAATAAGAAGTGAAATGAGATGCAGCTCCAGAGGGCTTTCAAGGACTAATTCGAATTTAAGCACACACGATACCTTCTCTCCACACAGCTCCTCTCGGTCAATCCTCTTGCTGACCACCAAATCTCCCGTTGTGGGACCAATATCACAATATTGCTTGTATTTTCCTTCTGCATCAATACGAGCTCTTCGATCTGGTAATTTTCCTTTATCCAGTCCGAGATCCTTGGCTATATTTCCAACAATAGATCCAGGCTTCATCTCCTCCGGAAAAGAATATCTCAGCTCTGCTGCTGTCATCTGAACGTAGAAAATAAAGtcacacacaaagtgcagcatcctATTGGATTTAGCAATTGTTTAAAAAGAACTGACGTAAAAAACTATTATTTTAATGTCTTTTTGCGGCAGCAACATCAAAATGGTACCCCCCAGAAGCGCCTCTCGACCAACAATGGAAGATTTGATGGGTGTTTTTCTTCTGTGTGGTGAAATTCAGCCTGTTATCTGCAAGTGAGCAGCGACGCCGTGGGTTCACTTAAAATAGTGCAATGGAGTATGTGAtaattgtaaagaaaaatgcactgCATTGCTTTGGCAATGAATAAAAATTACCACTTTGAAACATTTAACATCACACAATACTCAATATCTTATAAATTGTGgagatttaataataataataataataataataataatttttgctATTATTGTGGATGATGGTGTTATAGTCGAAGAAGAAGTCTGTGTAGAATACATAAAGTTCCTCTCATTGTCCTAAGAAGCtatgtacagacagacagacggacggatggatgtAATAATATGACTCAACGGATTGTCTCAAGAACACATTGTTATTCATTTTCCCAAACAGAgctccaaaacaacacaaaacacacacttgACATGTAGAGGCAGGTTCACCATCTCGGATTCCATGATCACAGAAATATAGAGATACAAGTTCATACGTTTAAACACCAATGATCATGTTATAAAATACTATTTATGTAACCTGACTGTCTCTAGAGTCTAGACTGTAGAAGTAAACAGACCTTCCACATGTCCTCCAAGCAAACATGCAGTGAACATTCCAGCAATGCAAGCGAACCAGATATGCATTccactcagcccagtctcacgtttttttttgtgctcccgtgacgaaatgagtcaaattttcgtgacgtttttttaaactcacttttactaaccctactcctaccccccaacCATAACGTTAACCATAACAAAGATATCATCATCATTGTAATCATCAGGATTATGTTGTATCAccagcacagattttttttatttttaattgagaAACAAAATTTGCTGTTTATCTTGGAGACCAACTGTTtcgatttttttttcacattttcgaTGTGTTGAAAAGTAGTGTTTAAAGAATGACATAAAACTTATGTCAACagtgacacaaacacagacagatatatAAGTCTACCTCTAGTGACTTGTCAGATTGATCAAGTGCCTCAAAAAGTGTCTGGACCACAGGCAGTGTGAGATGATAGATACTTAAACTAATTGGTTCATGAATCTGTTGTCAGGTAGGTTTCATAATTATAAGAGGAAGACAGAGGCAGGAGTAGGCAGAGATGAGCCTATTTTATGAGAGCAAACAGTGACACCATatgtgcttttatattttattttatcttttttctttctGTACATGATACATCCTtgaagcagcacagtggcttagtagcACTGATTCCTTACAGCAagatcatgggatcgcttcccacctgtggcctttctatgtggagtttgcattctccctgtgtctgcgtgggttccctctgggtattccgacttcctcccacatccaaagacatgcaggatggGTGAATTGTAAACTTAAAACTGACCCTAGGTGTGCATGcgagtatgaatgtgtttgtctgtcaataTGTGGACCTGCAACGGAttgacatcctgtccagagtgtaccctaaCTCATGCTCAATGATGGGGCTGCAGGGAAAGGCTCCAGCATCACCCCCACAACCCCATGAGCATTAATTGGAGTCAGCGGGTATTgacaatggatggatgaatgacagAGGTGGAGAACATTCATTGGTAGCTGTGATTCTAATGTTGTAATGAGACACTAATTTATAGCCCAAATCACCTGTTTGCAACAGAGAAAACTATTTTTGTAACTGAAGATATcacctgaaaaacaaaattctcaggAGAGGCGCCACATCTGTTAATTATTATCACCTACCTCTGTATCAGGTGAAAGATTCTCTGGTATGTGCTTTAAaagggatttcattcatataatatgcccaagtactgaaaacactcgtcagcaccatggacagagtttgaaTGATGGGAAGTAAAATGAAAGATAAAGTACCAAttatgacgtttttttttttaagagtttttgTGTTAATGACTAAAACTTGTTTTAAATTTACAGAATAATAGCTACAAAGAGCCTTTTGGGTGTAGATGCAGAAGATAAatggagacaaaaacaaacaaacatctgtTCAACTTAATAAATGAGGCAACTGTTGgaggcaaaaacaacaacaacaacaaataataataataagaaaaaacatAATTATTTCATGAGTCAGAGTCACTCATAGTTTGTTTGTTCAGACTTGAACACTTTTATGCTCCTGCAGTCTTTCAGCATCGCTTCTGCAAGTTTTGCCAGTAAATAACATAATTTATTTTATAACATTTTAGCAAACACATGGTTCTCAGTATTGTCTAAAAATTGACAGTTATAAGATGAAGAATgataagaagaagaagcagatgaaaaagaaaaaagatatcaTCGACTCTCAGTGACACAAGAAGCAAGGAAGTGATGGATGAATGGGCaggtggatgagaggtggaatgGATTTGTCTTCCAGTGTTCACCTTTATGGTGATTGAATCAACCCAGTCTATGACAGGATCAGGTTCGATATGACACAGAGTTGTACCTCAGGGACAATAATGTATGCATTTTCAAAAATGGTGATACTGATACTGCACCTTTGTCTCCTGACAAAGGTGCTCCGACTCAAAACATGCATTTGAAATCTCGTGTGGAGGCATGTTCATCATCTCACACTGGATGATGACAGACATATACATATGCACATTTATTCCTATTGTAATAAGTAATAAAAGACTATTTATGTCACCTGACTTCCTCTGGACTGTAgcagtaaacaaacaaaccatacTAAATACATCCAAACAAACATGCAGTGAACATTCCAACAATACCAATTATCCACTTATAATACACGCTCCATTCCAGAACTGCATTGCCCAGGTAAAACACAGAACTTTATCtttagaaatgaaaaaaaaaaaaaaacactattatATTGGCAAAAGACAACAAAAAGTTACTATGGACAACAATTGGTTCATTTTTTATGTTTATGGTCAGAAGACAATCAATAACTCAGTTTCAAGAATGTTGCTGTAATCTATGatgcattatcattattatcatcataatcatcagtTTGATCAAAGCCATAATATGTTTTGCCAAAGGCAGAGCATGTTATACAATATTAGACTGAGccccaaaatttggtgttaaaaTTGGAGTGCAAATACCTGGATGCTGAAATGTGGTATGAGAATGCTTAAAACAAAAGTTGCATCAAGAGTGAACACACATGAGTAATAATGAATAAATGTTCAGTCCTACCTCTGGTGAATCATCAGACTGTTCAGATTCCTCAGAAAATTCTGGTGGACGTTTCTTCAGAGTCTGGTCTGCAGGCAGAGTGTTGTCATTGTAAGATGACACAAACTTAAAGTCACTGGTTCTTGAACCTGTTGTCAGGTAGGTGTCATAATTTATGCTGCGTAAAGTTCCTGTTCCATCAACATCTGCGTAATGAGGAGGAGGATAACCACTGGGGATGGCAACTGCTCCATCAAACAACATTCTGGGTTTTCTTCTGTGACAAAATTTTACACCAAGGGAGATGATAATGAAGGTCAGGAAAAATGTGGACACAGATGCCAGTGCGAAGATGAGATAAGATGTCAGTTTGGAATTGTCCAAGTTAGAAGACACGTCCTTCATCTCTGGTATCTCAGCCAAGTTGTCAGAAATTAGTAAATACATGGAACAGGTGGCAGACAGAGAAGGCTGTCCGTTATCTTTAACTGCTACAATAAGGTTCTGTTTCATGCTGTCAGATTCAGAAATGTCCCGCTGTGTCCTGATCTCTCCACTGGGGACATCAATCGTGAAAAGTCCCGGATCAGTGGATTTGACTATATGATAGGACAACCAGGCATTCTGTCCAGAGTCTGCGTCAACTGCGATCACTTTGGACACCAGAGAGCCTCCTTGCGCATATTTGGGGACCAGCTCGGTCATGAAGGAGTTGCCCTCCGGGGCGGGGTACAGTATCTGAGGAGAGTTGTCGTTCACATCCGTGATGAAGACACTGACGGTCACGTTGCTGCTGAGTGGAGGAGAACCGTTGTCTCTGGCCATCACGTGGACTTTCAAACTCCTGAACTGTTCATAATCAAAGGACCTGACAGCGTGGATCACCCCCGTGTCTCCGTTAACAGACAGATAAGAGGACATCGGGGCTCCATTCACCTCACCAGGTAAAAGAGAATAAATCACTGTCCCGTTTTGTCTCCAGTCAGGGTCTCGAGCAGAAACAGAACATAAAGTGGAGCCAGGTTTGTTGTTTTCAGTCACGTGGGTGCTGTAGGACTGTTCCAAAAACACAGGTGGGTTGTCGTTGATATCAGCTACAGATAACTGAACAGTTTTAGAGGAGGACAGAGGTGGAGAGCCCTCATCAGTAGCTGtgattgtgatgttgtaatcagaCACTAATTCACGGTCCAAATGTCCTGTTGTCACCAGAGAATAATAGTTTTTAATAGAAGGAACCAATTTAAAGGGAACATTATGCTGAATGGAGCAGCGGACCCGTGCGTTATGCTCAATGTCTAAATCCTGAACATTAATGATTCCCACCTCTGTACCAGGTGACACATTCTCTGGTAAGTGGTTCATCAGTGATTTCGTAAATATAACAGGAGCATTATCATTCACATCAGTAACATCAATAATCACTTTTGAATGAGATGAAAGACCAGCTCCATCTTTTGCATCAACACGCATTTCATATTCGGATTCACTCTCATAATCTATTTCTCCTGTGACTTTTATTTCTCCAGTTTTGCTGTtcaaattaaatacttttttagCCCGTTCTGATATTCGACTAAATTCATACGTCACTTCTCCATTAACTCCCTCGTCTGCATCAGTTGCACTCACGGTGATGACGACAGTATCGAGGGCGGAGTTTTCAGGTAGGCTGCTTTTGTATACAGCCTGTTCAAACACTGGGGCGTTATCATTAGCGTCCAGCACAGTTACGTGGATCGTGGCAGTTCCAGATTTTTCTGGATTTCCACCATCAACTGCAAAGAGAACTAAATTTAAATAATGTTCTTGTTCACGGTCCAGCTCTTTATCCAACACCAACTCCACGTTTTTAGACCCGTCAACGTCATCACGAACTGATAaaataaaatgatcatttttttgtaagctgtacaatttcactGTATTTTGTCCAATGTCTGCATCATGCGCGTCACTGAGACGATAACGAGCTCCTTTGTCCGCTGATTCCCCGATTTCTAATTTCACTGTATCTTTTGGAAAAACGGGTGAATTATCATTTATATCCTGAATAAGAAGTGAAATACGATGCAGCTCTAGAGGGCTTTCAAGGACTAATTCGAATTTAAGCGCACACGATACCTTCTCTCCACACAGCTCCTCTCGGTCAATCCTCTTGCTGACCACCAAATCTCCTGTTTTCAGATCAATGTCACAATATTGCTTGTATTTTCCTTCTGCGTCAATACGAGCTCTTCGATCTGGTAATTTTCCTTTTTCCAATCCGAGATCCTTGGCTAAATTTCCAACAATGGATCCAGGCCTCATCTCCTCCGGGAAAGAATAACTCAGCTCTCCTGCCGTCAtccgaaagaaaaaaataaagccacacacaaagcgcagcatccagctgTATTTGACGGTCattgttcttaaaaaaaaacgaCACATAACtcttgtttccttttttttttctttttttttgcagcgAAATCAAAATGGATAATTCCAGAAGGGTTTCTCTGATGACAATGGAAGGAGTGATCAGTGTTTTTCGAATGGGTGGTGAAGTTCAGCCTCTGATCTGCAAGTGAGCAGCGACGCCTTGGGTTGAGTTAAAACAGTGCAATGGAGTACCTGAACAATGTGGACAAAGGGTGAAAAAACCAAGACAAACAAAACGAAAACCagtaaaataatatatatatacacacacacaacaaattagTTTCAATCGACTGGTATTGTTCATTATTCTAATAAATTTGTTGAGTTACGCTTTAGCTGACATCATGTAAGCAACCACGTCATTTATTAAGAAGAAAATAAACGTATTTAAATCCTACCTCTGCAGACTCATCTGGTCAACCAAATGTGTCAGCAATGTCGGATggtgttttttctgtgtttgCTCAGCAGGCAGTGTGTTGTCATTGTGAGGACTGACGAATTTAAAGTCACTGGTTCTTGAACCTGTGGTCACGTAGGTGTCATAATTTTAAGTGCTGCGTGAAGTTCCTGTTCCATCAACATCTGAAGTGAAGAATAAGCGCTGGGGATGCAAACTGCTCCATCACAAAATATCATGGGTTTTTCTTGGTGACAAAATTTCACACCAACAGCAACAATAATGAAGGTCAGGAAAAATGTGTACACAGACACCAGAGCGATGATCAGATAAGAGGTTAACTTGGAATTCTTCTCAACATAAGACACGTCCTTCATCTCTGGTATCTCAGCCAAGTTGTCAGAAATGAGTAAATACATGGAACAGGTGGCAGACAGAGAGGGCTGTCCGTTATCTTTAAGGTTCTGTTTCATCCTGTCATTGAATATGAACGTATTGGGTTGAATAAGAGACAGAGTTGTACCTCAGGGACAAAATCTACGCATTTTCAAAAATGGTGATAAAGTCAGGAGACAAAGCTGCTCTGACTCACAACATACATTTGAAAAGAAGTGTGGAAGCATGTTCATCATCTCACACTGGATGATCATAAACGGGCAGACAGA is part of the Thalassophryne amazonica chromosome 11, fThaAma1.1, whole genome shotgun sequence genome and harbors:
- the LOC117520480 gene encoding protocadherin gamma-A11-like encodes the protein MLRFVCGFIFYVQMTAAELSYSFPEEMRPGSIVGNIAKDLGLEKGKLPARRARIDAEGKYKQYCDIDLKTGDFVIKQRIDREELCGEKVSCALKFELVLENPLELHHISLLVQDVNDNSPVFPKETVKLEISELAVKGARYRLNGAHDADIGQNAVKIYILDKNAHFLLTVRDIADGSKNVELVLDKELDREKEHDINLLLVAVDGGNPQKSGTATIHVTVLDANDNAPVFEQAVYKSSLPENSALDTVVITVSATDADEGVNGEVTYEFSRISERAKKVFNLNSKTGEIKVTGEIDYESESKYEMRVDAKDGFGLSSDVKVIIDITDANDNAPVIFIKSLINSLPENVSPGTEVGIINVQDSDVENNAQVRCSIQHNVPFTLVPSIKNYYSLVTTGHLDRELVSNYNITITATDEGSPPLSSSKTVHLSVADINDNPPVFLEQSYSTHVTENNKPGSTLCSVSARDPDWRQNGTVIYSLLPGEVNGAPVSSYLSVNGDTGVIHAVRSFDYEQFRSLKVHLMARDNGSPPLSSNVTVSVFITDVNDNSPQILYPAPEGNSFMTELVPKASQGGSLVSKVIAVDSDSGQNAWLSYHVVKSTDPGLFTIDVHSGEIRTQRDISESDSMKQNLIVAVKDNGQPSLSATCSMYLLISDNLAEIPEMKDVSSYLDSSKLTSYLIIALASVSTFFMTFIIITLGVKFCHRRKPRMLFDGAVTIPSGYPPPHYSDVDGTGTLLSINYDTYLTTGSRTSDFKFVSSYNDNTLPAQQSLKKSPTQCSEAFEQSDDSPVVTAADLSYSVLE
- the LOC117520481 gene encoding protocadherin gamma-A11-like; translation: MTVKYSWMLRFVCGFIFFFRMTAGELSYSFPEEMRPGSIVGNLAKDLGLEKGKLPDRRARIDAEGKYKQYCDIDLKTGDLVVSKRIDREELCGEKVSCALKFELVLESPLELHRISLLIQDINDNSPVFPKDTVKLEIGESADKGARYRLSDAHDADIGQNTVKLYSLQKNDHFILSVRDDVDGSKNVELVLDKELDREQEHYLNLVLFAVDGGNPEKSGTATIHVTVLDANDNAPVFEQAVYKSSLPENSALDTVVITVSATDADEGVNGEVTYEFSRISERAKKVFNLNSKTGEIKVTGEIDYESESEYEMRVDAKDGAGLSSHSKVIIDVTDVNDNAPVIFTKSLMNHLPENVSPGTEVGIINVQDLDIEHNARVRCSIQHNVPFKLVPSIKNYYSLVTTGHLDRELVSDYNITITATDEGSPPLSSSKTVQLSVADINDNPPVFLEQSYSTHVTENNKPGSTLCSVSARDPDWRQNGTVIYSLLPGEVNGAPMSSYLSVNGDTGVIHAVRSFDYEQFRSLKVHVMARDNGSPPLSSNVTVSVFITDVNDNSPQILYPAPEGNSFMTELVPKYAQGGSLVSKVIAVDADSGQNAWLSYHIVKSTDPGLFTIDVPSGEIRTQRDISESDSMKQNLIVAVKDNGQPSLSATCSMYLLISDNLAEIPEMKDVSSNLDNSKLTSYLIFALASVSTFFLTFIIISLGVKFCHRRKPRMLFDGAVAIPSGYPPPHYADVDGTGTLRSINYDTYLTTGSRTSDFKFVSSYNDNTLPADQTLKKRPPEFSEESEQSDDSPEMTAAELRYSFPEEMKPGSIVGNIAKDLGLDKGKLPDRRARIDAEGKYKQYCDIGPTTGDLVVSKRIDREELCGEKITS